From the genome of Lampris incognitus isolate fLamInc1 chromosome 17, fLamInc1.hap2, whole genome shotgun sequence:
AAGTTTGTTTAATTTTGCCACTGCAGATGGTCTCAAAACAGGGAAATGGATGTGTTCTAGTTTTACTTCAATGGTTCTGGCTGActagatacacagacagataaagggataagacacacacatgcactcataccTGGTAGCCAGTTATATATGCTGCAGCCAGCTGAGCCTGGTCATACAGCATCTTCTCAAAGTGGGGCACATGCCAGGAGGAATCTGTAGAGTATCGATGAAAACcctgagagagaaagagtcagCATAAAGTTATGTCATGAGATGGATTAGcagccagacagatagatatatagaaaaCCCCACAGATTGGAATAATCGGATTAATCAAGCATACGAGTTCATGCGTATGTGTACACACAGAATATgtgtataaatataaacaaatatcttTCAATCTCACTTTAATTGCATTACTGTTAGTGATCTATTTATTGTGCACTTTCAATATTTGAACTTAAAATAATTACTATTGCCATGACATGACTTGTATTAACACACTACAATATCTGCTATTTGCTGATTCTCTTGTAAGTTGCCTTGGATAAAAGCATTAGCTTAATGGGAAAATGCAACATGTAATAGTCTGAGTGTGTGGTCATTAACCTGCGCCACGTGGTCATGTATGCCTCCTAGGGCCATCATACGGAGTGTGTGTAGGGTCATCTGGAGGGCTTCAGCCCCTTCTGAGGTGGAGCGGTTCACAGCCCAGtatgacatcaaaaacattagATTCACTATGGAGGGTGGGTGTGGGCGGGTTGAGGTACAGGAAATCGATGAGAAAGGTGGAAGGGAAAAACCAGAAGGGTGGGAAAAAGGATGAATGTGTGGGGGGCATAGAAAACAAGGCGGTGGAAAGTTAGACAACCGATGAGTTTTCAAACAAACCAAGCAGGGGTGAAAGAGAGATGCCCAATAAGGGAATTAGCGTGTCTGGATGTGGTGTACCTGGCGTGGGGAACTTTGGGGCCACCCTGAAGCCACCATACTCATCCTCATACAAATGAGCCAACTGCTGGAAGCAGCGACTGGCCACATCAGGGGCGAGGGGAGGGGTCTCCCCTGGCTTTGCAGCAACAGCTGTCCCTTTCTTTAGGGCTTCTAGGACTCTCTCCCCGCTGGACTCCAAAGCAGCACGATTATTCTGCCACTGAAGGTTGTTCATATGTCAATCACATATTAAATCACTTTATTACATTAATGATGACCGAGACTGAGAAACACCCAGTGGCATGTGCAGCGCACATTGTAGTTGGTAGACAAGAAACACCAGAAATTTCTATAGCTAGGTATATCGCAGACATAAACATCTGGCAGCATTTCAGAGAGGCCTGGTTACCTTTTCCAAGATCTTGGTGAGGATTGTTTTGAGCCCAGGTCTTCTCCCGCTGTCCCTGGGAGGAAAGTAGGTGCCCCCAATGAAGGGTCGTAGGTCAGGTGTCAACCATACACTCATTGGCCATCCACCACCCCCACTTGTTGCCTGGGAAAATTCCATGAGGAGTAAACAGAAAGGAAAAATCAAGACAATCACTCGCAAGAGACTCTGCATAGAAGTACACACACGAtgcaaaaaatcaaatcaaatcaattttatttgtatagtccaatatcacaaattacgaatttgcctcagtgggcttaaaagcaacacaacatcctgtccttagaccctttcattggataaggaacaactccctaaaaaaaagccccctctaacagggagaaaaaataggaagaaacctcagggagagcaacagaggagggatctctctcccaagacgggcaacgtgcaatggatgttgtgtttactcaatttacacaatacaacattgaaagaggataagacaactataatggacttataaaatttatgaagaatatgatgcacaggatgccaagcagtgtccagacaccagcggaacagtccaggacccaagccacgtgaccaacatcaccaggtttaaaaaaaaaaagaaaaacaaaactgtacatacacacacacacacacacacacacacacacacacacacacacacacacacacacacctgtacaaaGGTCATATAGACCTTGTCCACATCAGGTCTCTCCTCACGGTCTACTTTGATGCAGACAAAGTTCTCACTAAGAATTCTGCCAATTTCCTCATCCTCAAAAGACTCCCTCTCCATCACATGGCACCAGTGACATGTTGAGTAGCCCACTAAACAGGATAAGCAGAGAGATGCATAGGTAAATGAGATGctaaacttgaaaaaaaaaatactcagTACATTTTTAACACAGGAGCCCAAATGCCATCAAATCACAATACCCGATAGGAAGATGGGTTTGTCTTCATTCTTGGCTTTGTCAAAGGCATCTTGTCCCCAAGGATACCTTACAGAAAGAAAACATTGGGCACATGTAATCTCAGCCTGTAAGTGTGAGTCCTGGTCTCCAGGCAAAACTTACTCACCAGTCAACAGGGTTGTGTGCATGCTGCAGTAGGTAGGGGGACCTCTCCTTGATCAACCTGTTGTTGTGTCCGTTAGAGGTGGACGGCGGCACGACAGGCCCCTCGCTCCCTGATGCCATGCTCAGACAAGCAGATGGACTAGATACCAAACACACGATTAGCTACGAGGCCCAACTCGGGTTATTTTGTCAGTCACCATGAGCTTATAAAGGAAAAAGGGAGCACAGGCGGATGTGCCAACAGAGTCAAAGTGTCAAGTCATGATTAGGCAACTTCTTGCGACTACATCGCAAAGACGTGACAGCATGTTGACAAAACACGCACAATCGCCCATTCATACTGCGCACTAAAGGCAACCCATTGGTTCAAACACATTTCACACTTCCGGCCAATTAATCATAGCCGCCCACCTTGCCAGCTGTCAACAACACAACGTTCATTAGCAGGGCAGGCTAGCCGCCAAGTACAGCCAGCTAGCTACGGTGCTATATCTTTAGTAACTACGAAGACAGTTGCGAAAAGAGCAACAACCGTATACGTGTATGAGAAAGCGACCGTCACAAGCTTATTATTGTTAGCTGGCTGAAAAACCTCAATAGCGGCTGGTTACGTTTTACCCAACCTCGGTGTGCTAGCTAAAACTGCCAGTATAAGTGCGCTCGCTACCAGCCGTCCATTAACGTTGGTTACGCGTTAGTCTTTTATGTACTCAACTAGCCGGCAAGGCCGTCCGGCTACCTGCGAAACGCTCACGCTAAGCTAGTCTGAATGCTAAACACGCTAGCTAAACATGCCAAGCTAAGCCGCGGTTTCACCTGAAGCAGTAGCGGGCCGCCGGGGGCTTCAGGAGCCGGCGCCGGTAACTGGATGGCGTGTGGATAGTAACGCTGTGCCTCAGTCCACTGACGCTGCACCCCGGGGTTTGCTGCCGACTTTCTGCCCCGAGAAACGCCACACTTAGCAAGCGAGCGGGCTCCGCCCGGCTATTAGTTGATGCCGTCCGTCGCCATGCGAGTGTTAACATTTTAATCCATTACCCGGTGTAAGCTGACTAATGTGTCGCGATAGACTAACCCGGCAGATGGAGAGCGACTCTACTTTATCGCAGTTGCACAACGTAGCCACACGATGGCGCTATTAAAATACCACGACTAAGAGGATTTGCGGCGTCGTCAACGCACTCGTCGACTAAAGGGATTTTTGGCTGGtgggttatttttttttttttgcaacaataGCCAATACATTAGCCTCCGTAACTTCATGTACACCCTCTTGATTAAAAAGATCAGGGCGTACATCTAATGATGTTGCATCTagggatattgggctgtacaaataaaactgacttgacttaatgaCTTAAATGAACAGTTGGGACTCTGGCATACTTGTTAACACACCTCAGAACAAAGACCAATTAAcaatagccatccattatccgaaccgcttatcctgctctcagggtcgcagggatgctggagcctatcacacacacacacacatacacattcatacctagggacaatttggtatggccatgcacctgacctacgtgtctttggactgtgggaggagacccacgcagacactgggataacatgcaaactccacacagaggacgacccgggacgacccccaaggttggactaccccagggctcgaacccagtaccttcttgctgtgaggcgaccgcactaacccctgcgtcactactactactattttcggctgctcccgttaggggtcgccacagcggatcatccgtttccatttcttcctgtcttctgcgtcttcctctgtcaaaccagccacctgcatgtcctccctcaccacactaACACCCACGCACAGTAACCCCTGcgtcactgtgccgcccaaatgaATAATATGGAGGATTTATTTGGTCACAATTAAAAGTCCAAATAGAAAATTAAGAAAGAGaaaattacaaaccccaattccaatgaagttaggACGTTgtataaaacgtgaataaaaacagaatacaatgatttgcaaatcctttgcgacctatattcaattgaatacactacaaagacaagatatttaatgttcaaactgataaactttgtttttttgcaaatattcactcattttgaatttgacgcctgcagcacgttccaaagaagctgggacaggggcaacaaaagactgggaaagttgaggaacgctcaaaaaacacctgtttggaacattccacaggtgaacatgtcaactggaaacaggtgagtgtcatgattgggtataaaaggagcatcccgaaaggctcagccgttcacaagcaaggatggggcgagggtcaccactttgtgaacaactgcgtgagcaaatagtccaacagtttaagaacaacgtttctcaacgtacaatttgaaggaatttagggatttcatcatatacagtccataatatcatcaaaagattcagagaatccggagaaatctctgcacggaagtgccaaggccgaaaaccaacactgaatgcccatgaccttcgacccctcaggcagcactgcattaaaaactgacatcatcCTGTAAAGGACATTACTaaatgggctcaggaacactccggaaaaccattgtcagttaacacagttcgtcgctacaagggcaagttaaaactctaccatgcaaagagaaagccatatatcaacaacacccacaaacgccgccggcttctctgggcctgagctcatctgagatggactgacgcaaagtggaaaagtgtgctgtggtctgacgagtccacatttcaaattgtttttggtaatcatggatgtcgtgtcctccgggctaaagaggaaaaggaccgtccagattgttatcagagcaaagttcaaaagccagcatctgtgatggtgtgggggtgtgttagtgcccgtggcttcatgggtaacttgcacatctgtgaaggcaccattaatgctgaaaggtacatacaggttttggagcaacatatgctgccatccaagcaatgtctttttcagggacgtccctgcttatttcagcaagacaatgccaagccacactctgcacgtgttacaacagcgtggcttcgtagtaaaagagtgcgggtactagactggcctgcctgcagtccagacctgtctcctattgaaaatgtgtggcgcactacgaagcgcaaaatatgacaacggagaccccggactgttgagccactgaagttgtacatcaagcaagaatgggaaagaattccacctacaaagcttcaacaattagtctcctcagttcccaaacgcttattgagtgttgttaaaaggaaaggtggtgtaacacagtggtaaacatgcccctgtcccagctttttgggacgtgttgcaggcatcaaattcaaaatgagtgaatatttgcaacaaaaaaaaaaaaaaacaaaaaaaacaaaaaaaaaacaataaagtttatcaatttgaacattaaatatcttgtctttgtagtgtattcaattgaatataggtcgaaaaggatttgcaaatcactgtattctgtttttatttacgttttacacgtcccaacttcattggaattggggtttgtaaataaATTACTCCAGTTAGGAATAATCAGGCTGTTTaggtacttttttcttttcttttttcaaaaatGCCTTGAGAAAAAATGAAAATGATACGCAAAGTTGCTGTAGTCCGTGGATAATTTTACATGTAATGTCTTCCCATGTATGGGATGTCTTTTAGAGTCGTTCCCATGGGTTTAACTGTAAATGTGTCCCCGCAGTAAACAAGCGGTATTTATGTAAAACAACTTGCCTTTTAACATTTAATACCTTTTTCAATGCAACATACGCATGTTCACTATTAGACAAATACAACACACTCCCCTGGTAATACAACATTAGAGTCCATGTGGTATTATTCTACTCATTTTTAATGCTTTTCAAGAAATTTGTATCTATGAAAGGACAggtacatgtttgagaggttacaGTTCAAAATCACAGTAAGCATGTTGGTAACAGTGTTGCTTTACGATATGTATTTTCTTGTTGCGTGGGTCTTCAATCAACAAAAGTAAGTTTATCTAGCCTTGGCCAAGCCCACCATGTTCTGAGATCTGCTGAAGATGGAATAATATTGCCTGATGAAGACGTCACCCAGGATCCACAGGCTGTCGCCTCCATTGCCAAAACCAGTGCGGCAGTTATTGTACCGAGACTGTGGGATGGAAAAAAAGATTAGATGGGGGATAAACTATGAGCATGTGTgtgcctctcacacacacacacacacacaccctacacatacacgcgtgcacacatacacacacacacacacagtgtgtgcacACCTACCTTGCGGGTGTAGGCAGATGCTGGGATGGTGAATTCCTGTCCATGGATGTGGAATGTCACATCAGGCATTTGGGAAATGTAGTTACAGTTGACAACATACTGTGAGGAGAGATGTCAGAGAAATGGTAAGGGAAGATAGGTAAGGAAAGAAAGAGAGTATTTTTCATGTTAATCAGTTTGTGCCTCTGCCAGCTAGTATCCCATTCAGACTGCGGCCTAAAGAAATGTATTCCCTTCACCCCGCTTACATCTCCGTTCTGGCTGGAAGCTCCCACCCAGCTGTTGATGCTGCTGATGTCCCGCTGAGGCCCAACGATCAGAGAAGTGCCAGTGTCCACAATAGCCTGGCAACCGCCATTGCAGGCCACAACCTGGCCATTGACAGTGACACTGAAGGGAACATGAAGTGCATTACAGTgagttttattttcttttttttccacaacacTGATTAGCCCTGAATAAataatacccaatttcccctcagggatgaataaagtattttgaTTCTGATCCTGATAAATGTAACATGTGCTGGTCTATCTCTGACTTTACCTGTCCACAGTGATCTGCCAGTAGAGATCTCTGGAGAGGGGGATCCAGGTGATGGGACCGTAGTAGTGGTTGGGGTCAATTCCACCAAAGCTCACAACACTGCCTCCCTGAGAATTGCTGCAGAAGAGAGCAAGCAAGCAAGAAAGAGAAAGATCCAATTAATGGTGTCATTAACAACCCTCATCTTCAATCCATCATCAGTTGTAAGTGAACCTCTGAAAACTGTTTTTAGCTAACTTCACCTACAGTGCTTAGTGCCCTTCTCAGGGAATCAGTTGCTGCCTATAAAAAATTAAGGGTGTGTGCCTTAGATCTCAGCTGCAGTATGCCATTCACTCCAATACTGTCATAtttactcacacacatgcatgtggatGCCCATAGGTACAGACACAAGCATATATAAACATGCACAGACACAAGTTCTGCCCCTGTTTCTTGACTTGGGAAACACTTATCTGTTGGGTTTCTAttctcccttcttttttttttggatttcccccccgctttttctccccagttttacccgtccaattaccccactcttccaaaccgtctgtcccggtcgctgctccaccccctctgccgatccggggagggctgcagactaccacgtctcccccatgcatgtggagttgccagccgcttctttacacctgacagtgaggagtttcaccagggggacgtagcgcatgggaggatcacgctatttcccccagttccccctcccactgaacaggcgcctcaaccggccagaggaggcgctagtgtagcaaccaggacacatacccacatccatgtTGGTCAACGAATAAACCatgacgctacccagatgccccctattCTCTCCCTATTTTATCGGGGGGGTTTTTTTGCGCTGCTTGATTTCTTTAAATCAACTTAGAACTGGGCTGTTGAGTGCTCTGTAAATAATCCTGACCGATTTTAACTAGGAATCATTCCCACATTAGAATTATAtttcacacatctctctctctcgctctttgttCTTACGAGCTCAGGTAAACAGAGAAGATGTCCTGGTTGACCAGGTCCTCCTTCATCATGTTATCGAAGACGGGAGTGGCACCGGAGGCAGCCAGGCTGGGGTAGGCCAAGCCCAGAATGCCATCAGCAGTCATATACTGCATGAAGGGAGCTTCCGACTGGCTCAGTCCGAAGATCTGGTTAAGCACTGCCGCACCACCAACCTTTCAACCACACACAGCGACAATACAGGGATTCAACATGGCTTCGTAGTGGTATCCTTAAAAGCACACACACCTGATCCAAAAGCAAGAACTAGCACTCTGAAAGTCCAACATATGGGGCACATTATATTCCAATTTGATCCAGAAGTGACCTCACCTTGAATGCATTGAGATAAAATGAATATCAAATGTCTTAGCACAGTACACAGACAAACAGCTTGTTCTGTAGAAAACAGTTTATCCCATTTCCCACTCCAAGGTGTTAAAAATGCTTTTACTCCTCACCGTCACGGTGTCATAGCCCAGGAAGCCAGTCATGCTGCCAGTGCCGTAGCGAATGCTGAGAGCCTGGCCATCGCTTTTGTAGGTGCTGCTGAGGGTTGGGTTGAACTTATCGTGGTTGTCTGTAAAGGAACCAGAAGCAAAATGGATGGTTTCTAACAGGTtcggatgtgtgtgtatgtgtgtgtgtgtgtgccattttACGTACTGCAGGCTGCGCTGTTGCAGTAGACGGAGGGCACCCACAGGTTGGAGGAGCCAGTGTCAAAGATGACTTTGAAGGACTGAGGAGGAGTTCCAATGGAGATGATTCCATAGTAGGCCAGCTGGAGAGGAGGAGAGTAAGCAGGTGACCCCATTACACATGCAGTATATAATAAACCAACTACACCTGACCATATTGACCGTGTATGAAATCTGGTTTCCCCACAAGCATACGTGTGTAAATATTCATTCTgtccatctattcatccatccacttGCTCCGCCCTGAATTCTAGTAAGGAGCAGATGTTAACTTACATCAGCATCATTGGTCATGTGCTCACTGGCGACCATGAATCTCTCGTCAAACTTGGCCATGGGGTTGTAGGGGAATTTCAGCCTGTACTCTTCCCACAGACCCTGCTCCTCCAGGTGCTCCCTGGCAGTCTTGCCCTTCTCCAAGGGAATCCTGGGATAAATGACAGGGATTAACATCGGCCCTCTCAGATTTGTATTGTTTAATCATTGACATTTGTGGGCCCATTTTACTGACCTTAAAACTTTTCACCAGTGGTATTTGATCAAATATCGCTAACGCCATAAATGTGACTATGATCTCACTCCCTTCATTTACAAAACATTTCCCCCGTAGCCATGCAAGGACACAAGTGACACTTGATAATGAAAAGCGCAGATGTAAgtcgttttttttaaatttctgctatctcttttttttaaaaattattattttcctcctttttttctccccaattgtatcccgccaattaccccactcttccgagtggtgccggtcgctgctccaccccctctgccgatccagggagggctgcagactaccacatgcctcctccaatacatgtggcatcgccagccgcttcttttcacctgacagtgaggagtttcaccagggggatgtagcgcatgggaggatcatgctattccctccagttccccccaaacaggcgccctgaccagctagaggaggcgctagtgcagtaaccaggacacatacccacatccg
Proteins encoded in this window:
- the LOC130127049 gene encoding pepsin A-like, whose translation is MKWAIVLCAVVALSECLVQIPLEKGKTAREHLEEQGLWEEYRLKFPYNPMAKFDERFMVASEHMTNDADLAYYGIISIGTPPQSFKVIFDTGSSNLWVPSVYCNSAACNNHDKFNPTLSSTYKSDGQALSIRYGTGSMTGFLGYDTVTVGGAAVLNQIFGLSQSEAPFMQYMTADGILGLAYPSLAASGATPVFDNMMKEDLVNQDIFSVYLSSNSQGGSVVSFGGIDPNHYYGPITWIPLSRDLYWQITVDSVTVNGQVVACNGGCQAIVDTGTSLIVGPQRDISSINSWVGASSQNGDYVVNCNYISQMPDVTFHIHGQEFTIPASAYTRKSRYNNCRTGFGNGGDSLWILGDVFIRQYYSIFSRSQNMVGLAKAR